Proteins from a genomic interval of Sporolactobacillus sp. Y61:
- the minD gene encoding septum site-determining protein MinD codes for MGEAIVVTSGKGGVGKTTTSANIGTVLALQGKKVCLVDTDIGLRNLDVVMGLENRIIYDLVDVASGRCKLRQALVKDKRFDSLSMLPAAQTVDKMSVLPDQMKKIIDELKSEFDYVVIDCPAGIERGFKNAVAGADHAIVVTTPEISSVRDADRVIGLLEQEKNITPPRLIINRIRQHMVKSGGMLETDEIMNILAIDLLGIVLDDDDVISASNKGEPIAMNPSSRAAQAYRNIGRRILGETVPLMAVEEKGGFFHKFKNLLGMR; via the coding sequence ATGGGGGAAGCTATCGTCGTTACATCAGGGAAGGGCGGTGTTGGCAAAACCACTACATCAGCAAATATTGGTACCGTACTGGCTCTTCAGGGAAAGAAAGTATGTCTCGTAGATACAGATATCGGCCTTCGTAACCTGGATGTTGTTATGGGACTTGAAAACCGTATCATTTATGATCTGGTCGACGTAGCCAGCGGGCGATGCAAGCTCAGGCAGGCGCTGGTTAAGGATAAACGTTTTGATTCTCTCAGCATGCTCCCCGCTGCACAGACGGTAGATAAAATGTCTGTCCTGCCTGATCAGATGAAGAAAATCATTGATGAACTGAAATCGGAATTCGATTACGTGGTGATAGATTGCCCTGCAGGTATTGAACGCGGATTCAAAAATGCTGTAGCAGGAGCTGATCACGCGATTGTGGTGACAACTCCTGAAATTTCCTCAGTCCGGGATGCCGACAGAGTAATCGGCCTGCTTGAACAGGAAAAAAACATCACACCCCCACGTTTGATTATCAATCGCATTCGTCAGCATATGGTAAAGAGCGGGGGCATGCTTGAGACGGATGAGATTATGAACATTCTGGCTATTGATCTTCTCGGTATCGTGCTGGACGATGATGATGTGATTTCAGCATCAAACAAAGGTGAACCGATCGCCATGAATCCGTCCTCACGTGCCGCACAGGCTTATCGGAATATTGGCAGACGGATCCTTGGAGAGACTGTTCCGCTCATGGCTGTTGAAGAAAAAGGCGGTTTTTTTCATAAATTTAAAAATCTCCTTGGCATGAGGTAA
- a CDS encoding M23 family metallopeptidase: protein MGAYEAYKKRHMDRKRKRTGLTTSSHQGPKSFEPYERYAAKEMKDRPSGGPNRFLIRCVLAAVLVLAVSWINRQDHERFQRIQSSIETAMSHEFQFAAVADWYQKNLGEPVGFLPDLNKKQQNVEGQVAEPEKKTEYAVPVNGEITGTYNNKTKGVTVSTTSHSEVSAVQDGLVVFAGEKKDSGRTVVIQHKDNTESWYGKLDETKVKVYETVKKGQKIGTTSGDKKGNFYFALKKEEKFIDPIQVMSFD from the coding sequence ATGGGTGCTTATGAAGCATACAAAAAAAGACACATGGACAGAAAGAGGAAACGTACCGGCTTAACCACTTCGAGCCATCAAGGTCCGAAATCGTTCGAGCCTTATGAACGATATGCTGCTAAAGAAATGAAGGACAGGCCATCGGGCGGACCGAATCGTTTTTTAATCAGGTGCGTCCTGGCGGCAGTTCTCGTCCTGGCGGTCTCCTGGATTAACCGGCAGGATCATGAGAGATTTCAGAGGATTCAATCGTCCATTGAAACGGCGATGTCTCATGAATTCCAGTTTGCCGCAGTGGCAGACTGGTATCAGAAAAATCTTGGCGAACCTGTAGGGTTTCTGCCTGACCTGAATAAGAAGCAGCAGAATGTAGAAGGTCAGGTCGCCGAACCTGAAAAGAAGACTGAATATGCTGTCCCGGTAAACGGAGAGATTACAGGGACATACAATAATAAAACCAAGGGCGTCACGGTATCAACAACTTCCCATTCTGAAGTCAGTGCCGTACAGGACGGGCTGGTTGTATTTGCAGGTGAGAAGAAAGATAGCGGGCGAACGGTCGTGATCCAGCACAAGGACAATACAGAATCATGGTATGGAAAACTGGATGAAACAAAAGTGAAAGTTTATGAAACGGTTAAGAAGGGGCAGAAGATCGGGACCACTTCGGGAGATAAAAAAGGGAATTTTTATTTTGCCCTGAAGAAGGAGGAAAAGTTCATCGATCCGATTCAGGTGATGTCTTTTGATTAA
- the rpmA gene encoding 50S ribosomal protein L27, which translates to MLKLDLQYFSSKKGVGSTKNGRDSISKRLGAKRADGQKVTGGSILFRQRGTKIYPGANVGRGGDDTLFAKADGVVKFEKFGRDRKRVSVYPVDAVIEA; encoded by the coding sequence ATGTTGAAACTTGATCTTCAGTACTTTTCATCCAAAAAAGGTGTCGGCAGTACGAAAAACGGTCGGGACTCGATCTCAAAGCGCCTCGGCGCCAAAAGGGCAGACGGTCAGAAGGTTACAGGTGGTTCTATCCTGTTCCGTCAGCGCGGGACGAAGATTTACCCGGGAGCAAATGTCGGACGCGGCGGTGATGATACATTGTTTGCCAAAGCAGACGGCGTTGTTAAATTTGAGAAATTTGGCCGGGACCGTAAAAGAGTCAGTGTATATCCTGTTGACGCTGTTATTGAGGCGTAA
- the obgE gene encoding GTPase ObgE has translation MFVDQVNVYVKGGDGGNGMVAFRREKYVPDGGPAGGDGGKGADVIFQVNEGLRTLMDFRYKRHFKGSKGENGRPKNQHGKNAAPLVVQVPPGTVVRDRDTGQLIADLTENGQRAVIASGGRGGRGNTRFSTPANPAPYISENGAPGEEHEISLELKLLADAGMVGFPSVGKSTLLAAITSARPKIAAYHFTTLVPNLGVVNVDEGSSFVIADLPGLIEGASQGAGLGYQFLRHIERTRVIVHVVDMSGMEGRDPFDDYKKINEELKSYQWHLIDRPQIVAASKMDLPGAEKNLEAFRKKVGPLVPVFPVSSVTHSGLKSLIHAVFEQIGKTPSFPVHEKQEEARSTVYTMKKEEAPFTITRESDGVFNVSGPKVELLFKMTNFHHDEAIRRFARQLRGMGVDDALRKKGVTDGDTVRIMDYEFEYTD, from the coding sequence GTGTTTGTTGATCAGGTGAATGTGTATGTTAAAGGCGGCGATGGCGGAAACGGAATGGTCGCTTTCAGACGGGAAAAATACGTCCCCGATGGCGGGCCGGCAGGTGGCGACGGCGGAAAGGGCGCCGATGTCATTTTTCAGGTGAATGAGGGTTTGCGGACATTAATGGACTTTCGATATAAGCGCCATTTCAAAGGCAGCAAAGGAGAAAATGGTCGGCCGAAAAATCAGCACGGGAAGAACGCCGCCCCTCTGGTCGTACAGGTTCCGCCGGGAACGGTTGTCCGGGACAGAGATACCGGACAATTGATCGCGGATTTAACGGAAAACGGGCAACGTGCTGTGATTGCATCAGGAGGAAGAGGTGGCAGAGGAAATACGCGCTTTTCCACACCGGCCAACCCTGCACCTTATATTTCGGAAAACGGTGCGCCAGGTGAGGAACATGAAATCAGTCTTGAACTGAAACTGCTTGCTGATGCCGGGATGGTCGGTTTTCCAAGTGTAGGGAAATCGACGCTGCTTGCTGCCATTACTTCGGCCAGGCCTAAAATCGCAGCGTATCATTTTACCACACTGGTTCCGAATCTTGGCGTTGTGAATGTGGATGAGGGAAGCAGTTTTGTGATCGCTGATTTACCCGGCTTAATTGAGGGAGCAAGTCAGGGCGCAGGTCTCGGGTATCAGTTTTTACGTCATATCGAACGTACCCGCGTGATTGTTCATGTGGTCGACATGTCCGGAATGGAGGGTCGTGACCCTTTTGATGATTATAAAAAGATTAATGAAGAGTTAAAGAGCTATCAGTGGCATTTGATTGACCGGCCGCAGATTGTCGCGGCAAGCAAAATGGATCTTCCCGGCGCAGAGAAGAACCTGGAGGCGTTCAGAAAAAAAGTCGGACCGCTAGTACCTGTTTTTCCAGTATCGTCTGTTACGCATTCAGGCTTGAAATCTTTGATACATGCTGTGTTTGAACAGATCGGCAAGACACCGTCATTTCCTGTGCATGAGAAGCAGGAAGAAGCCAGGTCTACTGTATACACGATGAAAAAGGAAGAAGCCCCCTTTACGATTACACGTGAAAGTGACGGCGTCTTTAATGTCTCTGGTCCGAAAGTCGAGCTGCTGTTTAAAATGACCAATTTTCATCATGATGAAGCAATCAGGAGATTTGCCAGGCAACTGCGTGGTATGGGGGTTGACGATGCTTTGAGAAAAAAAGGCGTGACCGATGGCGACACCGTGCGCATTATGGATTATGAGTTTGAATATACGGATTAA
- a CDS encoding site-2 protease family protein encodes MIKFLSSRMRIHPVFWLVMAMGGLTGYLWETVIAFSIVLIHECGHAAAARRFGWHVLEIELLPFGGVARIDGGRDVAFVQEFIVIISGPLQHLWLPFLSQAMLALPFWGPAQHQILTSQNMALLLFNLLPVWPLDGGRLLHLFLERLYPYKSAYYRVLLFSCLGLVLFSIIMLIYYRFSVNLWVMIAFISLSIYKERQVIPLHFLRFLMAMSNRKKVFRMNRWIYAQPDEPITSVFSGFYRNSEHKIRIVGEKGKEINGKALVSAFFSGRCSGGKLEDYRFPADD; translated from the coding sequence TTGATTAAATTTCTGTCATCCAGAATGCGTATTCATCCTGTGTTCTGGCTGGTTATGGCAATGGGTGGGCTGACCGGCTATCTATGGGAGACAGTCATCGCTTTTTCTATTGTTCTGATTCATGAGTGCGGGCATGCGGCGGCAGCCCGTCGTTTCGGATGGCATGTATTGGAAATTGAGCTGCTGCCCTTTGGCGGTGTCGCACGGATTGATGGGGGAAGGGATGTTGCATTCGTCCAGGAATTTATTGTCATCATCAGTGGCCCGCTTCAGCATCTCTGGCTGCCCTTTCTGTCACAGGCTATGCTGGCCCTGCCCTTCTGGGGTCCGGCTCAGCACCAGATCCTGACGAGCCAGAACATGGCGCTTCTGCTGTTTAATCTGCTGCCTGTCTGGCCACTTGACGGAGGGAGACTGCTGCATCTGTTTCTGGAGAGACTGTACCCTTACAAATCGGCTTATTACCGGGTTTTGCTCTTCTCCTGTCTGGGCCTTGTCCTATTCAGTATCATCATGCTCATATACTACAGATTTTCCGTAAATCTGTGGGTGATGATTGCCTTTATCTCTCTGTCCATCTATAAAGAACGACAGGTCATTCCTCTGCATTTTCTCCGCTTTCTTATGGCCATGTCAAACAGGAAAAAAGTATTTCGGATGAACAGATGGATCTATGCTCAGCCTGACGAGCCGATTACATCCGTTTTTTCCGGCTTTTACAGAAATTCAGAGCATAAGATTCGTATCGTGGGGGAAAAGGGAAAAGAAATAAACGGTAAAGCACTTGTGTCGGCGTTTTTTAGTGGACGCTGTTCAGGAGGAAAGTTAGAGGATTATCGTTTTCCAGCAGATGATTAG
- a CDS encoding ribosomal-processing cysteine protease Prp, translating into MITLKVVRDPDGLIRGFTMSGHAGSGPHGYDLVCAGASAVSFGALNAVEQLTGIRPQVNLSGEGGFLSCRLPDQAHVGKMGKARLILEAMLVSMRTIEHSYGTYIRIIDKGGTHYVET; encoded by the coding sequence ATGATCACACTCAAGGTAGTCAGAGATCCTGACGGCCTGATCCGGGGATTTACGATGAGCGGCCATGCAGGCAGTGGCCCTCATGGCTATGATCTGGTCTGTGCAGGCGCTTCAGCGGTCTCTTTTGGGGCACTGAATGCTGTTGAACAGCTGACCGGAATCAGGCCACAGGTGAATCTGTCAGGAGAAGGTGGTTTCCTGAGTTGCCGCCTTCCTGATCAGGCACATGTCGGGAAGATGGGGAAGGCGCGCCTGATTCTCGAAGCCATGCTTGTCTCCATGAGAACGATAGAGCACTCTTACGGAACATATATCCGAATTATTGATAAAGGAGGTACCCATTATGTTGAAACTTGA
- a CDS encoding ribonuclease E/G, giving the protein MQLTEKIQLSGDHLVYLPNSNYVAISHQLDHEERECLRKEIAGWLRTPEGIIVRSKAGRKSAAVLIRELNQLRSEWRSLLKRSAAMKAPGRVCRRLSLLSSILNENHRPESCTVFSNIPVDNDEKISAGVDMIYEPADNLFAVHDLEKIWRSVEQPGVPLPKGASIAIEHTAALTAIDVNTGSRVVGDHWEEQALSINLDAAREIGRQLRLRGIGGMVAVDFLRLHKHENRDRVIDELERVTAQDPATVKIFGYSEMGLVELTRKRTRREAADRN; this is encoded by the coding sequence GTGCAGCTGACAGAGAAGATCCAGCTATCCGGTGATCATCTGGTTTACCTGCCGAACAGTAACTATGTAGCCATCTCACATCAATTAGATCATGAAGAACGGGAATGTTTAAGAAAAGAGATTGCCGGATGGCTGAGGACCCCTGAAGGGATTATTGTCCGGTCAAAAGCGGGTAGAAAATCAGCCGCGGTCCTGATCCGGGAACTGAATCAGTTGCGCTCAGAATGGCGGTCTCTTTTAAAACGGTCCGCCGCCATGAAAGCGCCGGGACGGGTTTGCCGCCGTCTCTCTTTACTCAGTTCTATCCTGAATGAAAATCACCGGCCGGAGTCCTGCACGGTTTTCAGCAATATTCCGGTGGATAACGATGAGAAGATCTCGGCGGGCGTGGATATGATTTACGAGCCGGCTGACAATTTATTTGCTGTCCATGATCTTGAAAAAATATGGAGATCCGTTGAACAGCCGGGTGTTCCGCTCCCGAAAGGTGCATCAATCGCCATTGAACACACGGCTGCACTGACAGCAATCGACGTCAATACCGGTTCGAGAGTCGTCGGTGACCATTGGGAGGAGCAAGCCCTGTCCATCAATCTGGATGCGGCGCGCGAAATTGGAAGGCAGCTCAGGCTCAGAGGGATCGGAGGCATGGTGGCAGTTGATTTTCTGCGCCTTCATAAGCACGAAAACCGTGACCGGGTGATTGATGAGCTGGAACGGGTGACCGCACAGGATCCTGCGACAGTAAAAATTTTCGGTTATTCCGAAATGGGTCTTGTTGAGCTGACGAGAAAAAGAACACGAAGAGAAGCAGCAGATCGTAACTGA
- a CDS encoding rod shape-determining protein has product MFGGFSRDMGIDLGTANTLVYVRGKGVVVREPSVVALHTDSGLIEAVGSPAKDMIGRTPGNIVAVRPMKDGVIADFDTTATMMKYFINEAQKKRSVFSRKPNVMVCVPSGITAVEKRAVEDATKQAGAREAYTIEEPFAAAVGADLPVWEPTGSMVVDIGGGTTEVAIISLGGIVTSQSIRIAGDDMDEAIIQYIKKSYNLMIGERTAETLKLEIGSAGHSEEQERAKMDIRGRDLLTGLPKTIEVTGKEVAAALSDTVGRIVETVKVTLEKTPPELAADIMDRGIVMTGGGALLHNLDHVLSDETKMPVIVAENPLDCVAIGTGRSLENLHLFRKKSRATSLAKRN; this is encoded by the coding sequence ATGTTTGGCGGATTTTCTAGAGATATGGGGATTGACCTCGGGACGGCGAACACGCTTGTTTATGTCAGAGGGAAAGGTGTCGTTGTAAGGGAACCCTCTGTGGTTGCCCTGCATACGGACAGCGGACTGATTGAAGCGGTGGGAAGTCCGGCAAAAGATATGATTGGCAGAACGCCTGGAAACATTGTTGCCGTACGTCCGATGAAGGATGGTGTGATTGCTGATTTTGATACAACGGCGACAATGATGAAATATTTTATAAATGAAGCACAGAAGAAACGCTCCGTTTTTTCACGTAAGCCGAATGTAATGGTTTGTGTGCCCTCCGGCATTACTGCGGTTGAAAAGCGTGCCGTTGAGGATGCTACAAAACAGGCCGGGGCACGTGAAGCCTATACCATTGAAGAACCTTTTGCGGCAGCAGTTGGCGCAGATCTTCCGGTTTGGGAACCCACGGGGAGTATGGTTGTCGACATCGGTGGTGGTACGACTGAAGTGGCTATTATTTCTCTCGGTGGTATTGTGACCAGTCAGTCGATCCGCATTGCCGGTGATGACATGGATGAAGCCATTATTCAGTATATTAAGAAATCATATAATCTGATGATTGGTGAAAGAACGGCGGAGACGCTGAAACTCGAAATTGGCTCCGCAGGTCATTCAGAAGAACAGGAAAGGGCCAAAATGGATATTCGCGGCCGGGATCTTCTGACAGGTCTGCCAAAAACGATTGAAGTCACCGGTAAAGAAGTAGCAGCGGCACTAAGCGATACGGTGGGCCGGATTGTGGAAACAGTCAAAGTGACGCTTGAGAAAACGCCGCCGGAACTGGCAGCTGATATTATGGATCGGGGCATTGTGATGACAGGCGGCGGTGCCTTGCTGCATAATCTTGACCACGTGCTCAGCGATGAAACGAAAATGCCGGTGATTGTCGCAGAAAATCCTCTCGACTGTGTCGCAATCGGAACAGGACGCTCTCTTGAGAACCTGCATTTATTCCGTAAGAAAAGCCGGGCCACTTCATTAGCCAAAAGAAACTGA
- the mreD gene encoding rod shape-determining protein MreD, whose amino-acid sequence MKRFGLFLILFLLFVLEGTIFARFLPVGNAYQVQIVPAFVFVAILLMAFFGDYAIRYAVLFGFLIDLVYTSTLGVYAFCMGLTVYLIHALSKWLSMNVATTLLLVAAGVCLLQTGVYVIYLMIGQTDQTLLSFFKFRLPGTVAVNVAFALIIYYPFRRFLLYVNRPEEH is encoded by the coding sequence ATGAAGCGATTTGGGTTATTTCTGATTCTTTTCCTCCTTTTTGTACTGGAAGGGACCATTTTTGCCCGATTCCTTCCGGTAGGTAATGCGTACCAGGTGCAGATCGTTCCCGCTTTCGTCTTTGTTGCCATTCTGCTGATGGCCTTTTTTGGAGATTATGCGATCAGATATGCTGTTTTATTCGGATTTTTAATTGATCTGGTATATACATCAACGCTCGGTGTTTATGCTTTCTGCATGGGACTGACCGTCTATCTGATTCATGCTTTATCTAAATGGCTGAGTATGAATGTGGCAACGACGCTCCTCCTCGTTGCTGCAGGTGTTTGTCTGCTTCAGACAGGGGTTTACGTGATATACTTAATGATTGGACAGACGGATCAGACCCTGTTGTCATTTTTTAAATTTCGTCTTCCGGGTACTGTGGCTGTGAATGTAGCGTTTGCGCTGATCATTTATTATCCGTTCCGACGCTTTCTTTTATATGTGAATCGTCCGGAAGAGCATTAA
- the radC gene encoding DNA repair protein RadC, with product MDERIMMKDVPCEDRPRERLIRDGAQSLSDRDLLAIILRSGSRYESVLELSGRLISEFGGIENLQEASVEELGKIRGIGTAKAVQLLASFEIAKRLVRHRSDQRYTIRSPEDGAQFVMEEMRTLKQEHFVAVFLNTKNQVLHKSTIFIGSLNASIVHPREVFKEAVRRSAASMICFHNHPSGDPSPSREDVDVTKRLVSCGKMLGVDVLDHIVIGDRKYISLKQKGMM from the coding sequence ATGGATGAAAGGATTATGATGAAGGATGTTCCATGTGAAGACCGGCCAAGGGAGCGCCTGATCAGGGATGGGGCCCAATCGTTATCGGACAGAGATCTGCTCGCTATCATACTTCGCTCAGGATCCAGGTATGAATCTGTCCTTGAACTGTCAGGCAGACTGATCAGTGAATTTGGAGGCATAGAAAATCTGCAGGAAGCCAGTGTCGAAGAACTGGGGAAAATTCGCGGAATTGGCACAGCCAAGGCCGTACAGCTTCTTGCCAGTTTCGAAATTGCGAAAAGGCTGGTCAGACACCGGAGCGATCAGCGGTATACGATACGATCACCTGAAGACGGAGCACAATTTGTGATGGAAGAGATGCGAACGCTGAAGCAGGAACATTTTGTCGCCGTGTTTCTCAATACAAAAAATCAGGTGCTGCACAAGTCAACGATCTTTATCGGGAGCCTGAACGCGTCCATAGTTCACCCTCGTGAAGTGTTTAAAGAAGCGGTGAGACGTTCTGCAGCGTCCATGATCTGTTTTCATAATCACCCGAGCGGAGATCCTTCCCCAAGCCGCGAAGATGTTGATGTGACCAAAAGACTGGTTTCCTGTGGGAAGATGCTCGGTGTTGATGTACTCGACCATATTGTCATCGGCGACAGGAAATATATCAGTCTGAAACAAAAAGGAATGATGTAA
- the minC gene encoding septum site-determining protein MinC — protein sequence MSASLPLVTMKGRKDGLVLIMDENCTYDALLQDLKEKLSVNKYFDQDDPVISVKVEAGNRYLSAAQKSELVSVIRSFDHLQVEKIETNVMTREEFEKEKSREQVVPVERMIRSGQMLTIEGNLLLIGDVNPGGRVSATGNIYILGTLRGIAAAGIRENNREAIIAASIMEPTQLRIGDLICGMDKPLSTDEDETAPKCAYIDQSHGEIVIDTIHDSVVRYHLAMVPEKS from the coding sequence ATGTCTGCCAGCTTGCCACTTGTCACGATGAAAGGAAGAAAAGACGGACTTGTCCTGATTATGGATGAGAACTGTACTTATGATGCGCTGCTACAGGATCTGAAGGAGAAATTGTCGGTCAATAAATATTTTGATCAGGATGACCCTGTCATTTCGGTGAAGGTGGAGGCGGGCAACCGGTACCTGAGTGCAGCACAGAAGTCAGAACTAGTCAGCGTTATCCGTTCTTTCGATCATTTACAGGTGGAAAAAATAGAAACGAATGTCATGACTCGTGAAGAGTTTGAAAAGGAAAAATCCCGTGAACAGGTTGTTCCTGTTGAACGAATGATCCGCTCAGGGCAAATGCTGACCATTGAAGGGAATCTGCTTCTTATCGGGGATGTGAACCCGGGAGGAAGGGTTTCTGCTACCGGGAATATATACATTCTTGGAACCTTACGCGGAATTGCGGCTGCCGGTATCCGGGAAAACAACAGGGAAGCCATTATCGCTGCGTCAATCATGGAACCGACACAGCTCCGGATCGGGGATCTGATCTGTGGAATGGACAAACCCTTGTCAACAGACGAAGATGAGACTGCTCCGAAATGTGCTTATATCGATCAGTCTCACGGTGAGATTGTCATTGATACGATTCATGACTCAGTTGTCCGGTATCATTTGGCCATGGTTCCGGAAAAATCGTGA
- a CDS encoding Spo0B C-terminal domain-containing protein, giving the protein MISEETGIKLIGAARHMLLNDLQLIKGYIYMNQMEHANEVISRLTDRLIHQAHLSHLQMPKSSFFLVTSSWFPHPYRLSYSVSGPERNLSECDESLHAFLNLLIQKLDQHASEFTDNTVHIELEAVPAHVYLHVTFEGQLCDAETMMDEMKKTDLNQSLRWVEHYLTKGKSDNEMRWILCLLIR; this is encoded by the coding sequence ATGATCAGTGAAGAGACAGGCATCAAATTGATTGGAGCTGCGAGGCACATGCTGTTAAATGATCTGCAGCTTATCAAAGGGTATATCTATATGAATCAGATGGAACATGCGAATGAGGTGATCAGCCGGCTGACAGACCGGCTGATCCATCAGGCACATCTTTCCCATCTGCAAATGCCAAAAAGCTCCTTTTTTCTGGTCACTTCCAGCTGGTTTCCACACCCGTATCGACTGAGTTACAGTGTTTCCGGACCTGAAAGAAATCTGTCAGAATGTGATGAATCCCTGCATGCCTTTTTGAATCTGCTGATTCAGAAGCTGGATCAGCATGCCTCCGAATTTACGGATAATACGGTTCATATCGAACTGGAAGCCGTACCCGCACACGTGTATCTTCATGTTACTTTTGAAGGCCAGCTCTGTGATGCGGAGACCATGATGGATGAAATGAAAAAAACAGATCTGAATCAATCCCTGCGATGGGTTGAACACTATCTGACAAAAGGAAAGTCTGATAATGAAATGAGGTGGATCCTGTGTTTGTTGATCAGGTGA
- the rplU gene encoding 50S ribosomal protein L21: MYAIIETGGKQLKVEEGQTVFVEKLPAEAGETVTFDKVLFVGGDEAKVGSPTVEGASVTAKVEEQGRSKKIIVFKFKKRKNYRRKQGHRQPFTKVTIEKINA; the protein is encoded by the coding sequence ATGTATGCAATTATCGAAACAGGCGGTAAGCAGCTGAAGGTCGAAGAAGGCCAGACAGTTTTTGTTGAAAAACTTCCGGCTGAAGCAGGCGAAACGGTAACTTTTGATAAGGTTCTCTTTGTCGGCGGGGATGAAGCAAAAGTCGGCTCCCCAACTGTTGAAGGTGCCAGTGTCACAGCTAAAGTTGAAGAACAGGGTCGCAGTAAAAAGATCATTGTTTTTAAATTTAAGAAGAGAAAAAACTATCGCCGGAAACAGGGACACAGACAGCCGTTTACAAAAGTAACCATCGAAAAGATCAATGCCTGA
- the mreC gene encoding rod shape-determining protein MreC, which translates to MPSFFSNKKLIVLLTSLIVLIALISYSLRQGSRTTWMERFVQDSAGFFQYVINVPAQYAAGFFENVSDMNHTYQENKRLKAKLEDYARLQQENRDLTQRFNELKKQLNVDKNPDLSSYTKYTAQVIARPNDGWNQMLTVDKGRMNGIRTGMPVVTPEGLIGTIEKTGNFTSRVSLITNKRNVNQISAKISNTGTYGMIEGFDEEKGVLLFQRIPIKSNVKKGQTVVTSGLSGMYPQGLIIGKITSVSTDQYGLTRAAEVKPSANFDSINYVMIVNREAPTPDTGK; encoded by the coding sequence ATGCCTTCGTTTTTTTCAAACAAAAAATTGATTGTTCTGCTCACCAGCCTGATTGTCCTGATTGCGCTGATCAGCTATTCTCTCAGGCAGGGCAGCAGAACAACATGGATGGAACGGTTTGTTCAGGATTCAGCCGGGTTTTTCCAGTATGTGATCAACGTACCCGCTCAATATGCAGCGGGTTTCTTTGAGAATGTCAGCGATATGAATCATACCTATCAGGAGAATAAAAGACTCAAAGCGAAACTGGAAGATTATGCGCGACTGCAGCAGGAAAATCGCGATCTGACTCAGCGGTTCAATGAATTGAAGAAGCAGCTGAATGTGGATAAGAATCCTGATCTGTCGTCATACACCAAATATACGGCCCAAGTGATCGCACGCCCGAATGACGGCTGGAATCAGATGCTGACAGTGGATAAAGGAAGGATGAACGGAATCCGAACGGGGATGCCTGTCGTAACGCCGGAAGGACTGATCGGTACCATTGAAAAAACCGGTAATTTTACCAGCAGGGTCTCCCTGATCACGAACAAGCGTAATGTCAACCAGATATCCGCCAAAATATCGAACACGGGTACATACGGGATGATTGAGGGCTTTGATGAGGAAAAAGGGGTCCTTTTGTTTCAACGGATTCCCATTAAATCCAATGTGAAAAAGGGTCAGACAGTGGTCACTTCCGGGCTGAGTGGCATGTATCCTCAGGGCCTGATTATTGGTAAGATTACCTCAGTGTCAACAGATCAATACGGTCTGACCAGAGCAGCAGAGGTCAAACCGTCTGCTAACTTTGATTCCATCAATTATGTCATGATCGTAAACAGGGAAGCCCCAACCCCGGATACAGGGAAGTGA